A single window of Xylocopilactobacillus apicola DNA harbors:
- a CDS encoding TIM-barrel domain-containing protein — protein MLVKIMAKKHLILGSAIALAAAAFVTKKSHPEIHKKQNVFNCKLKNGYKLQISFVDRSIAHIVYYRGKSPSVLPTTMKNERVQTGGDQTVATGKLDQKETLEFIQNDLHMPFDLLIDSDFYYIQSYQVGLMIKKKTGMIYFFRTSDNYLFMIQNPPVFENGQVVNTLEVMDSKPRYFGGGMQNGRYDHTGQILKIENQNDWLDRGVSSPSPFVWSTAGFGILNHTFGKGEYNLTNPKKITFSFSDQKSDNYYLIESEPEQILRSYFDLTGAPLVLPKFAWYPAHLNAYNRDTWVQVSADSSGARKFEDGQYYKEYQPLNSKSFNTKRPDKIKIKGKMFVPSIRGTGEVTFIKDEDGELITKQESLNGEKDNYQFSARQIIKRYQENDMPLGWFVPNDGYGAGYGQTQDLDQNIRNLKEFSDFAAAQGVKTGLWTQENLHPKNPQKPRADERDLAKEVGVANIAALKTDVAWVGSGYQAGYGALVDIAHYMKEFGHNERPFALTLDGWAGTQKYAAVWTGDQRGGTWENIGYQIPTYLGSALSGVSNVGSDLDGIYGGGKPIIQTRDLQWKAFTPLILNMDGWGSENKTPFSFGGIYTEINRFYLKLKSELLPYFNSLSYENIHFGQPIISPVTLDSNLQLIKQPDLAHEFLVGENILVAPIYEDTQMDPDGNDVRHGIYLPDSNATWIDFFTGDEYEGHQVLNNFAAPLWKIPLFIKKGAILPVNNPNNNIAEIDQELQKFVICPDKFVSMMEAFDDDGVSNAYQVGEYITTDVSCKQKSDRIVVTIEPTMGNFAGFQPNKRTILLIKVVQEPSKVLVNGQEVSSYQYEAQHEMETFSSELPAIKNGSWVTVEIDQHDICEKSQVIEILN, from the coding sequence GTGTTAGTAAAAATTATGGCAAAAAAACATCTTATTTTAGGCTCAGCAATCGCTTTAGCCGCCGCAGCATTTGTGACTAAAAAATCACATCCAGAAATTCATAAAAAACAGAATGTTTTCAATTGTAAATTAAAAAATGGCTATAAATTACAAATCAGTTTTGTAGACCGTTCAATCGCTCATATTGTTTATTACCGCGGCAAATCGCCAAGCGTTTTGCCCACGACAATGAAGAATGAACGGGTCCAAACTGGTGGTGATCAAACCGTTGCCACAGGTAAGTTGGACCAAAAAGAGACGCTAGAGTTCATTCAAAACGATCTCCACATGCCTTTTGATTTACTAATTGATTCAGACTTTTACTACATTCAAAGCTATCAAGTAGGGTTGATGATCAAAAAGAAAACGGGAATGATTTACTTTTTTAGGACCAGTGACAATTATCTATTTATGATTCAAAATCCGCCAGTTTTTGAAAATGGTCAAGTAGTTAATACTTTAGAAGTTATGGATTCAAAACCCCGCTATTTCGGTGGCGGGATGCAAAATGGTCGATATGACCATACTGGCCAAATTTTGAAAATTGAAAATCAAAATGATTGGTTAGATCGGGGAGTTTCTTCCCCGTCACCATTTGTTTGGAGTACAGCAGGATTTGGAATTTTAAATCATACTTTTGGTAAAGGCGAGTATAACTTAACTAATCCTAAGAAGATTACTTTTAGTTTTTCGGACCAGAAATCTGATAACTACTATTTGATTGAGTCAGAACCAGAACAAATTTTACGATCTTATTTTGATTTGACAGGTGCACCGTTGGTTCTGCCGAAATTTGCTTGGTATCCCGCCCATTTAAATGCTTATAACCGAGATACTTGGGTTCAAGTGAGCGCTGATAGTAGCGGAGCTCGCAAGTTTGAAGATGGTCAATACTACAAAGAATATCAACCGTTAAACTCCAAAAGTTTTAATACCAAGCGCCCAGATAAAATTAAGATTAAAGGTAAAATGTTTGTTCCTTCCATTAGAGGAACGGGTGAGGTAACTTTTATTAAAGACGAAGATGGCGAATTGATTACCAAGCAAGAATCCTTAAATGGTGAAAAGGATAACTATCAATTTTCAGCCCGTCAGATCATTAAACGCTATCAAGAAAATGATATGCCACTGGGTTGGTTTGTACCTAATGACGGTTATGGTGCGGGATACGGACAAACTCAAGATCTTGATCAAAATATCCGAAATTTAAAAGAATTTTCTGACTTTGCGGCAGCTCAGGGGGTTAAAACTGGTCTTTGGACGCAAGAAAATCTTCACCCGAAAAATCCGCAAAAGCCACGAGCTGACGAAAGAGATCTTGCTAAGGAGGTCGGAGTAGCCAACATTGCAGCTCTAAAGACTGATGTCGCTTGGGTTGGTAGTGGCTATCAGGCAGGCTATGGCGCTTTAGTCGATATTGCTCACTATATGAAAGAATTTGGTCATAATGAGCGACCGTTTGCTTTAACGCTCGATGGTTGGGCAGGGACTCAAAAATATGCGGCCGTTTGGACAGGAGACCAGCGCGGCGGGACTTGGGAAAATATTGGCTACCAGATCCCAACCTATTTAGGTAGTGCTCTTTCAGGCGTTTCTAACGTTGGAAGTGATTTAGATGGAATATACGGCGGGGGCAAGCCAATTATTCAGACTCGCGATCTTCAGTGGAAAGCTTTCACGCCACTTATTCTAAACATGGACGGCTGGGGTAGTGAGAATAAGACACCTTTTTCATTTGGTGGGATCTATACGGAGATTAATCGTTTTTATTTGAAATTAAAAAGTGAACTCTTACCATATTTCAACTCACTTTCTTACGAAAATATTCATTTTGGCCAGCCAATTATAAGTCCTGTAACCTTGGATAGTAACCTGCAATTAATTAAGCAGCCTGATCTTGCCCATGAGTTTTTGGTTGGGGAAAATATTTTGGTTGCGCCGATTTACGAGGATACTCAAATGGATCCAGATGGTAACGATGTTCGTCACGGCATCTACTTGCCAGATTCAAATGCAACTTGGATCGATTTCTTTACCGGAGATGAGTATGAAGGCCATCAAGTCTTAAATAATTTTGCAGCACCGCTTTGGAAGATTCCGCTTTTTATCAAAAAAGGGGCAATTTTACCGGTGAACAATCCAAATAATAACATTGCAGAGATTGATCAGGAATTGCAGAAATTTGTAATTTGTCCGGATAAATTCGTAAGTATGATGGAAGCGTTCGATGATGATGGTGTAAGTAATGCTTATCAAGTTGGTGAATATATCACGACAGATGTTAGTTGTAAACAAAAATCTGATCGGATTGTGGTAACAATTGAGCCTACGATGGGTAATTTTGCGGGATTCCAGCCAAATAAACGCACGATATTACTAATTAAAGTTGTCCAGGAGCCAAGTAAGGTTTTGGTCAATGGGCAAGAAGTTTCAAGTTATCAATACGAGGCTCAGCATGAAATGGAAACTTTTTCGAGCGAGTTACCGGCAATCAAAAATGGAAGTTGGGTCACAGTTGAGATCGATCAGCACGATATTTGTGAAAAGTCTCAAGTTATTGAAATATTGAATTAA
- the nagA gene encoding N-acetylglucosamine-6-phosphate deacetylase, whose translation MTYYIHAQKFFLRNTTENGGYLEVTDNGTFGAYIPEDQTPVGKIVDYSDRWIAPGLVDTHIHGIAGADVMDTSWDSINTMSEALLKCGVTSWLPTTITGSFDQLNDICQIFGNHWGEEKGAKVQGINFEGPYFTEKHKGAQNPKYFKDPSLQEFDQWQKSAKGHLRQITVAPERKGAVEFVSKVSETGVTVAIGHSDATFEQAKACVEAGATVFTHTFNGMSPLSHREPGMVGAAMSLDQVYDELICDGHHINPYVARILIDKKTPDHVILVTDCMSAGLMPDGDYMLGELPVLVGGGTATLKEPPHNLAGSILRLNEAIKNVVDWNLVTPEKSVMMGSWVPAVGAQITDHCGAILPGRAADFIVLDQKMNLLETYLDGVSRYKV comes from the coding sequence ATGACATACTACATTCACGCACAAAAGTTTTTCTTAAGAAATACAACAGAAAATGGTGGTTATCTTGAAGTTACAGATAATGGGACTTTTGGCGCTTACATCCCAGAAGATCAAACGCCTGTAGGCAAAATTGTTGATTATTCAGATCGCTGGATTGCACCAGGATTAGTTGATACGCATATTCATGGCATCGCGGGGGCCGATGTGATGGATACTTCGTGGGATAGCATTAACACAATGTCAGAAGCTTTGCTGAAATGTGGGGTAACTTCTTGGCTGCCAACAACTATTACTGGTTCTTTTGATCAGCTTAATGATATTTGTCAAATTTTTGGTAATCACTGGGGTGAAGAAAAAGGCGCAAAGGTTCAAGGAATCAACTTTGAAGGTCCATATTTTACTGAAAAGCACAAAGGGGCTCAAAATCCTAAGTACTTTAAAGATCCGAGTTTACAAGAATTCGATCAATGGCAAAAATCAGCGAAAGGCCATTTACGTCAAATTACGGTTGCACCGGAGCGTAAAGGGGCTGTTGAGTTTGTCAGTAAAGTATCAGAAACTGGCGTAACTGTAGCAATTGGCCATAGTGATGCGACTTTTGAGCAAGCTAAAGCGTGTGTAGAAGCAGGAGCAACGGTGTTCACTCACACTTTTAATGGGATGAGTCCGCTAAGTCATCGGGAACCTGGGATGGTTGGAGCTGCGATGAGTTTAGATCAGGTATATGATGAGCTCATTTGTGATGGACATCATATCAATCCTTACGTTGCAAGGATTCTGATTGATAAAAAGACTCCTGACCATGTCATTTTGGTTACTGATTGTATGTCGGCTGGATTAATGCCGGATGGTGATTATATGTTGGGTGAATTACCAGTCCTTGTTGGTGGCGGAACGGCAACTTTAAAAGAACCGCCACATAATTTAGCAGGAAGTATCTTACGGCTCAATGAAGCAATTAAAAATGTTGTTGATTGGAACCTTGTTACTCCTGAGAAGTCCGTGATGATGGGTTCTTGGGTGCCAGCTGTCGGCGCTCAAATCACAGATCATTGCGGGGCTATTTTACCTGGTCGGGCAGCTGATTTTATTGTGCTTGACCAAAAAATGAATTTATTGGAGACCTATCTTGATGGGGTTTCCCGTTACAAAGTTTAA
- a CDS encoding pyridoxamine 5'-phosphate oxidase family protein yields the protein MNKLTSDMKEMLKNQLSFLSTTDGDNNPQIGPKGSMRILDDQHLLYDEHTGKQAWKNVQTNPKVAVAVVDHDAYKGFRFEGIAEIHQDDQIFKDAEEFAAGNHLPHPVAAVVIKIERIFYLDAGPKAGEPVE from the coding sequence ATGAATAAACTAACTTCCGACATGAAAGAAATGCTGAAAAATCAATTGAGCTTTTTGTCGACGACTGATGGAGATAATAATCCTCAAATTGGTCCCAAAGGTTCAATGCGTATTCTGGACGACCAACATTTACTTTATGACGAACATACGGGCAAACAAGCATGGAAAAACGTACAGACTAATCCGAAAGTGGCAGTTGCAGTAGTTGACCATGACGCGTACAAAGGTTTTCGCTTTGAAGGAATTGCTGAAATTCATCAAGACGATCAAATCTTTAAAGATGCAGAGGAATTCGCTGCTGGCAATCATTTGCCTCATCCTGTAGCTGCTGTAGTAATAAAAATCGAACGGATTTTTTATTTAGATGCTGGCCCAAAAGCAGGAGAACCGGTTGAGTAG
- a CDS encoding DUF402 domain-containing protein, with amino-acid sequence MVLPKEGDYIAIQSFKHNGSLHRTWKESMVLKVSEDILIGGNNRTLVTESDQHRWITREPAIVYFHKHYWFNVIAMIRETGVVYYCNLASPYLIDQEALKYIDYDLDVKVFANGDKRLLDLDEYEENRRKWHYSATIDEILKYNVNVLVYWINHQLGPFSKEFIDIWYGRYMELLQK; translated from the coding sequence ATGGTATTACCCAAAGAAGGTGATTATATCGCTATCCAAAGTTTTAAGCATAATGGAAGTTTGCATCGAACCTGGAAAGAGTCAATGGTTCTTAAAGTTAGCGAAGACATTCTCATTGGTGGCAATAACCGTACCTTGGTGACCGAATCTGATCAACATCGTTGGATTACGCGTGAACCGGCGATCGTTTATTTTCATAAACATTATTGGTTTAATGTGATTGCGATGATTAGAGAAACTGGGGTCGTATATTATTGTAATTTGGCTTCGCCGTATCTGATTGATCAAGAAGCACTCAAATATATTGATTACGATCTAGATGTTAAGGTTTTCGCAAACGGTGATAAAAGGTTGCTCGATCTAGATGAATATGAGGAAAATAGAAGAAAGTGGCATTATTCAGCAACAATCGATGAAATTTTGAAATATAATGTCAATGTCTTAGTGTATTGGATTAACCATCAATTGGGACCTTTTTCCAAAGAATTTATTGATATTTGGTATGGACGCTATATGGAACTGCTTCAGAAGTGA
- a CDS encoding GNAT family N-acetyltransferase: MKEIKIEIKRTQELTAEQMLEILNERIKVFVVEQQCPYQEVDHKDSVAEHVILTKNGQMAAYSRIVPHDDPNFISFGRVLVVKEYRRQHLAVALIEAVLKEIERINPKKPIQIAAQSYLQDFYQSFGFRPVSEVYLEDGISHIDLVLNAR, translated from the coding sequence ATGAAAGAAATCAAGATCGAAATCAAAAGGACACAAGAATTAACAGCTGAACAAATGCTGGAAATATTAAACGAACGGATTAAAGTGTTTGTGGTTGAACAGCAATGTCCTTATCAGGAAGTTGATCATAAGGATTCTGTCGCCGAGCACGTTATTTTGACAAAAAATGGCCAAATGGCAGCATATTCTCGCATTGTTCCTCATGATGATCCGAATTTTATCAGTTTTGGTCGAGTCTTGGTGGTTAAAGAATATCGCAGGCAACACTTAGCCGTTGCTTTGATTGAGGCAGTCTTAAAGGAGATCGAGCGGATTAATCCCAAGAAACCAATCCAAATTGCAGCTCAAAGTTATTTGCAGGATTTTTATCAAAGTTTTGGATTTAGGCCAGTTTCTGAGGTTTATTTAGAAGATGGCATTTCGCACATCGATTTAGTTTTGAATGCTAGATAG
- a CDS encoding SGNH/GDSL hydrolase family protein codes for MKKKGGLFVIFQLATRILLCSFLLIFAVTVTAHFHRPLRTYEKTSVNPMRNQTVVIFGDSVSYGETRRNTISEYSYLPSSMNYLGAKKVINRSIPGSGIMVNHGFGYSWQNILYAIQKYEKDVKKADIVIIAAGRNDTVIPNMHDYQLKTNLTNDLEEIKKINKNARIYGILPWDGLAAEPDKKKSDYHSKITETGYTLNRVADILAEVYQQNDVYYFDPRKSTEEFNHVREEDFGDGLTHPSDLMFKKMSGAMINWFTAGNTIKMRRDIKIKSGAYMYQSAYDALVKDHDQATLINEEKKMFCSNNLEYNGKYIVTVYQSESDFKKAKNPSYVYLSQTDAMRFK; via the coding sequence ATGAAGAAAAAAGGCGGATTATTTGTTATTTTCCAGCTAGCTACAAGAATTTTGCTTTGCAGCTTTTTGCTCATTTTTGCCGTAACAGTTACTGCGCATTTTCATCGCCCCCTTCGCACCTACGAAAAAACCAGCGTTAACCCGATGCGTAATCAAACCGTGGTTATTTTTGGCGATTCAGTTTCTTACGGGGAGACCCGCCGAAATACGATTAGTGAATATAGTTATTTGCCAAGCTCGATGAATTATCTTGGTGCCAAAAAGGTAATCAATCGTTCAATTCCAGGCTCTGGGATCATGGTTAATCATGGTTTTGGCTACTCGTGGCAAAATATTTTGTATGCGATCCAAAAGTATGAAAAAGATGTTAAAAAAGCTGATATTGTAATCATTGCGGCAGGACGAAATGATACTGTGATCCCGAATATGCACGATTATCAGCTCAAAACAAATTTGACTAATGATCTTGAAGAAATCAAGAAAATTAACAAAAACGCTCGAATTTATGGAATTTTGCCGTGGGATGGCTTGGCAGCTGAACCAGATAAGAAAAAGAGCGACTACCATTCAAAAATTACGGAAACAGGCTATACTTTAAACCGAGTTGCAGATATTTTGGCAGAAGTCTATCAACAAAATGATGTTTATTATTTTGATCCTCGCAAGTCGACCGAGGAATTTAATCATGTGCGGGAAGAAGATTTTGGCGACGGCTTGACTCATCCAAGTGATCTAATGTTTAAAAAAATGTCTGGTGCGATGATTAATTGGTTTACTGCGGGCAACACGATCAAAATGCGACGTGACATCAAGATCAAAAGCGGAGCATATATGTATCAATCTGCTTATGACGCCTTAGTTAAGGATCATGACCAAGCCACTTTAATTAATGAAGAAAAGAAAATGTTTTGTTCAAATAATCTTGAATATAACGGGAAGTATATTGTCACGGTTTACCAGAGTGAAAGTGATTTTAAGAAGGCGAAAAATCCTTCTTACGTTTATTTGTCCCAAACTGATGCAATGAGATTTAAATAA
- a CDS encoding RecX family transcriptional regulator encodes MPMITKIVQNQKKYDLYLDDHFFLTVNDDLLIEFQLIKGREISNSVVEKISAQQKNSEAYNLALNKLSYSMRSTGEIRQLLKQNKISLSTIDEVIDRLSAQNFLNDQLFAELYLKELIKTTHYGPKVIKQKMQQKMLPTDLIETVLLDFSENLQEEKIRRDFAKTIENKKLTGSLSKFIEKEKLKLVRWGYNLDLINQISSEFDLSALSNEEDVAIEKEGTRLIQKYEKLPSFERKQKIKQTLYRRGYRSELINSFLDRCSF; translated from the coding sequence ATGCCTATGATCACCAAAATCGTTCAAAATCAGAAAAAATATGATCTCTATTTAGATGATCATTTTTTTTTGACGGTTAATGATGACCTTTTGATTGAGTTTCAGCTGATTAAAGGAAGAGAGATTTCCAATTCAGTTGTTGAAAAGATTTCAGCCCAGCAAAAAAATTCGGAGGCCTACAATTTAGCACTTAATAAATTAAGCTATTCAATGAGATCGACGGGAGAAATTCGGCAGCTTTTAAAGCAAAACAAAATTTCTCTTTCTACAATAGATGAAGTAATTGATAGACTGAGCGCGCAAAATTTCTTAAATGATCAACTTTTTGCTGAACTTTATTTAAAAGAGTTGATTAAGACTACGCATTACGGTCCCAAAGTAATTAAACAGAAGATGCAACAAAAAATGCTGCCGACGGATTTGATTGAAACCGTGCTGCTTGATTTTAGCGAGAATTTGCAAGAAGAAAAAATTCGTCGTGATTTTGCTAAAACGATTGAAAATAAAAAATTGACAGGTTCGCTCAGCAAATTTATTGAAAAAGAAAAGCTCAAGTTAGTTCGCTGGGGTTACAATCTAGATTTAATTAATCAAATTAGTAGCGAATTTGATTTGAGTGCACTGAGTAATGAGGAAGATGTCGCCATTGAGAAAGAAGGAACCCGCCTGATTCAAAAATATGAGAAGCTACCTTCATTTGAAAGAAAACAGAAAATTAAGCAAACTTTATATCGACGAGGTTATCGAAGCGAACTGATCAATTCTTTTTTAGATCGTTGCAGCTTTTAA
- a CDS encoding nucleoside 2-deoxyribosyltransferase: MKIYFANALFTVAEQNFNAELAQKIRSIDPKIDLYLPQENQSINDKNLYADSKMIALGDTENLTKSDLVVAILDGVITDPGVAAEIGVAYANKIPIVALYSDSRQLGGANQQKVEALNEIAENQFFYVNLYVIGLIKLNGTVVRNEADLLQEIKQKI; encoded by the coding sequence ATGAAAATTTATTTTGCAAATGCCCTATTTACCGTGGCGGAACAAAATTTTAATGCTGAGCTCGCACAAAAAATTCGCTCAATTGATCCTAAAATCGATCTTTATTTGCCCCAAGAAAATCAAAGTATTAATGATAAAAATCTTTACGCCGATTCGAAAATGATCGCTTTGGGCGATACAGAAAACTTAACAAAGAGCGATTTAGTAGTCGCAATTCTTGACGGTGTGATTACTGATCCAGGAGTTGCAGCTGAAATCGGGGTCGCTTATGCCAACAAGATCCCGATTGTCGCACTTTATAGCGATTCTCGCCAATTAGGAGGCGCTAATCAGCAAAAAGTTGAAGCGTTAAATGAAATTGCTGAAAACCAATTTTTCTATGTAAACTTGTATGTCATTGGATTGATCAAATTAAACGGCACTGTAGTCCGCAACGAAGCTGATTTGTTGCAGGAAATTAAACAAAAAATTTAA
- a CDS encoding SLAP domain-containing protein gives MKVNKTIISLIALMSVSGVSATTMTASETKVQAAVDPNYIDYSEQSGTFYVNLPGYSIAVYEAPANLPKPTGQYLKHGTAWKVSKQALVNGKWYYEVGKNQWVQAAYMTRTQPDINAISGLSGAMYVNYQNASIAVYEAPANLPKLTGQYIQHGTAWKVFQEATTTNGKHFIKIGENQWVQGDYMSWEQPVVQSPARTMVATAYDPRVLGNYTFGYDTVAANLSVFPRGTKLQITFQDGTTKNYVVRDTGGFAYNNPNQLDIAMPNSQALQFGRQTITVRVIS, from the coding sequence TTGAAGGTTAACAAAACAATTATTTCATTAATCGCGCTAATGTCGGTCTCAGGTGTTAGTGCAACAACAATGACAGCATCTGAGACTAAGGTCCAGGCAGCTGTTGATCCAAACTATATCGACTATTCGGAACAAAGTGGTACTTTTTATGTAAATCTTCCTGGCTACTCAATTGCAGTTTACGAAGCACCAGCTAATTTACCAAAACCCACCGGTCAGTATTTAAAACATGGAACAGCTTGGAAAGTTTCCAAGCAAGCTTTAGTAAATGGTAAATGGTATTACGAAGTTGGAAAGAATCAATGGGTTCAGGCTGCTTACATGACTAGAACTCAACCAGATATTAATGCGATTTCTGGTTTGAGCGGTGCAATGTACGTTAACTACCAAAACGCATCGATTGCAGTTTATGAAGCACCAGCTAATTTACCAAAGTTAACTGGTCAATATATCCAACATGGAACAGCTTGGAAAGTTTTCCAAGAAGCAACAACGACTAACGGCAAGCATTTTATCAAAATTGGTGAAAATCAATGGGTGCAAGGTGACTACATGAGTTGGGAACAACCAGTAGTTCAATCTCCTGCTAGAACAATGGTCGCAACTGCTTATGATCCACGAGTTCTTGGAAATTATACTTTCGGTTATGACACCGTTGCTGCTAACTTAAGTGTTTTCCCACGTGGCACAAAATTGCAAATCACTTTCCAAGATGGCACAACTAAGAATTATGTAGTCCGTGACACAGGTGGATTTGCTTACAATAACCCTAATCAGCTTGATATTGCGATGCCAAATTCACAAGCACTACAATTTGGTCGTCAGACAATTACTGTAAGAGTTATCTCTTAA
- a CDS encoding sucrose-specific PTS transporter subunit IIBC — MDYKKVAQDVIAAIGADNLQAAAHCATRLRLVVKDESKINQSALDNDPDIKGTFKTNGQFQVIIGPGAVDYVYAELIKQTGLKEVTPDDLKEAASHGQKTNPLMAFIKLLSDIFVPIVPALVAGGLLMALNNVLTAENLFAAKSLVEMYPQIKGVSEMVNLMASAPFTFLPILIGFSATRRFGGNPYLGAAMGMIMVMPSLVNGYSVAVAMSTGKMAYWNLFGFKVAQAGYQGQVIPVLAVAYILATLEKFFHRHISDALDFTFTPMLSIVITGFLTFIVVGPILRAVSDGLTNGLVWLYNTTGFIGTGIFGTFYSSIVITGLHQSFPVVETQLLANIAKTGGSFIFPIASMANVAQAGACLAIFFMTKSEKEKGLTSSSGISALLGITEPAIFAVNLKLKFPFVCAMIGSGIASAWLGLNHVLASAMGSAGLIGFISIPTKYWVPFLTGIAVSFGITFALTVIYGKRNMDWDSADEKEASSELEDSIVLAPVSGQVESLKEVKDQVFSAEIMGKGAAIIPTDDQVYAPIDGVVTVVFETHHAYGITGDNGTEVLIHLGLDTVNLKGQYFTSNVEKRQKVKAGDLLGTFDYQKIQSAGYDSTVMVVVTNTMSYGAVERVEKEQVSTGEELIALTAANINGSGAMASSI, encoded by the coding sequence ATGGATTACAAAAAAGTTGCCCAAGACGTGATTGCAGCGATTGGCGCCGATAATTTACAAGCAGCGGCCCATTGTGCAACACGGCTTCGTTTGGTAGTTAAAGATGAATCAAAGATTAACCAAAGTGCTCTGGATAATGATCCTGATATAAAAGGAACTTTTAAGACAAACGGTCAGTTTCAAGTTATTATCGGTCCAGGGGCAGTTGATTATGTTTACGCTGAATTAATTAAACAGACCGGTCTAAAAGAGGTTACACCAGATGATTTGAAAGAAGCGGCGAGTCATGGACAAAAAACTAACCCCTTGATGGCTTTTATCAAATTATTATCTGATATTTTTGTGCCAATTGTGCCAGCTTTGGTTGCTGGTGGGCTTTTGATGGCCTTAAATAACGTTTTAACCGCCGAAAATCTTTTTGCAGCGAAATCACTCGTTGAAATGTATCCGCAAATTAAAGGCGTTTCAGAGATGGTCAATTTGATGGCTTCGGCACCTTTTACTTTCTTGCCGATCTTAATTGGTTTTTCAGCTACTCGGCGTTTTGGTGGTAATCCGTATCTGGGAGCTGCGATGGGCATGATTATGGTAATGCCGAGTCTAGTTAACGGGTACAGTGTTGCCGTAGCGATGTCTACCGGAAAGATGGCTTACTGGAATTTGTTTGGGTTTAAAGTTGCACAGGCTGGGTATCAAGGACAGGTAATTCCCGTTTTAGCGGTTGCTTACATTCTTGCAACTCTTGAGAAGTTTTTTCACCGGCACATTTCCGACGCGCTTGATTTCACTTTTACGCCAATGTTGTCGATTGTTATCACGGGTTTCTTAACATTTATCGTGGTTGGACCAATCTTAAGAGCGGTTTCCGATGGATTAACCAATGGTCTAGTTTGGCTTTACAACACCACCGGTTTTATCGGGACTGGAATTTTTGGGACTTTTTACTCTTCAATTGTCATCACTGGACTACATCAAAGTTTCCCGGTTGTAGAAACGCAATTATTAGCAAATATTGCTAAAACCGGCGGGAGTTTTATTTTTCCAATTGCTTCAATGGCAAATGTTGCTCAAGCCGGAGCGTGTTTGGCGATTTTCTTCATGACTAAAAGCGAAAAAGAAAAAGGCTTGACCTCGTCGTCAGGAATCTCTGCTTTACTGGGGATTACTGAACCAGCGATTTTTGCAGTCAACTTAAAATTAAAATTTCCTTTTGTGTGCGCTATGATTGGTTCCGGTATTGCGAGCGCTTGGCTTGGGTTAAATCACGTGTTAGCAAGCGCAATGGGATCGGCTGGATTAATTGGTTTTATTTCGATTCCGACCAAATACTGGGTTCCTTTCTTAACAGGAATTGCGGTTAGTTTTGGGATTACTTTTGCACTCACGGTTATTTATGGTAAAAGGAACATGGATTGGGATTCAGCTGATGAGAAAGAAGCTTCAAGTGAGCTGGAAGATAGCATTGTATTAGCGCCGGTTAGCGGACAAGTTGAATCTCTTAAAGAAGTTAAAGACCAGGTTTTTTCCGCAGAAATTATGGGTAAAGGCGCTGCAATTATTCCAACCGATGATCAGGTCTATGCCCCAATTGATGGTGTAGTTACGGTGGTTTTTGAAACCCATCATGCTTACGGGATTACAGGCGATAACGGAACAGAAGTCTTAATTCATTTAGGCCTTGATACGGTTAATTTAAAGGGCCAGTACTTTACTTCAAACGTTGAAAAAAGACAAAAAGTTAAAGCTGGAGATTTATTAGGGACGTTTGATTACCAAAAAATTCAATCAGCAGGCTATGATTCGACGGTGATGGTAGTAGTTACAAATACAATGTCTTACGGAGCTGTTGAAAGGGTTGAAAAGGAGCAAGTATCAACTGGAGAGGAATTAATTGCTTTAACGGCAGCAAATATCAACGGTTCAGGTGCGATGGCATCCTCAATTTAA